In Paeniglutamicibacter kerguelensis, one genomic interval encodes:
- a CDS encoding hydantoinase/oxoprolinase family protein, with product MANVRVAVDVGGTFTDVCIFDEETQKMRVTKVPSTPHDPMIAVMSGVKRAEINLADVSLFSHGTTVATNALITRKFPSAAMVTTKGFRDVIEIRDGTKDDLWDAYNDVSGPYIRRRDRFEVSERVDFSGKVITPLDEQAARTLAALLRKRGVSTIAVCFINSYANPGNEIRMREILEEELPGATVSTSAEILPEIFEHDRFNTAVSNAVLAPLVTGYVDRLAEQLKDGGYTGDLLLLHSGGGSMTPRMVKRYPVRLAASGIAAGAIAAKHVAQQCGYENAVGLDMGGTSTDIALVSGGELRITKEWQVEYGHPIVFPSIEVLTIGAGGGSLAHIDIAGSLRNGPQSAGAAPGPACYGTGGDQPTNCDANVTLNRLGTSLAGGAKTLDRELSREAINRVIAGPLGMEEAEAAHAVLQVANANMADAVRLISIRRGYDPRDFALIAFGGAGALHGAEVARELNIPTVVVPANPGVTSALGCLLVDIRHDLSAMFTGLASETDPAAVEAQFAALEKEATARLRHEGVSDENAVLQREISMRYAGQWRSLSVRIGSGRGALEAAIETFHQEHEREFAFRQDDQPVEIYQLLLSAIGKTPKPAFVPATELSSDPGSPASVREVYFGETGWVTTPVYDRDRLPAGATFDGPAIVDQLDSTTVVPPRTTAEIDGWGNIRIHMHDLPSTKES from the coding sequence ATGGCCAACGTACGAGTCGCCGTGGACGTCGGAGGCACCTTCACCGATGTTTGCATTTTCGATGAAGAAACCCAGAAAATGCGGGTAACCAAGGTCCCGTCAACACCCCACGACCCGATGATTGCCGTGATGAGCGGCGTCAAGCGCGCCGAGATCAACCTGGCCGACGTTTCGCTTTTCTCGCACGGAACCACGGTTGCAACCAACGCGCTGATCACCCGCAAGTTCCCCTCGGCGGCCATGGTCACCACCAAGGGATTCCGTGACGTCATCGAAATTCGCGACGGCACCAAGGATGATCTTTGGGATGCCTACAACGACGTTTCGGGCCCCTACATCCGCCGCCGTGACCGTTTTGAGGTCTCCGAGCGCGTCGACTTCTCCGGCAAGGTCATCACCCCCCTGGATGAGCAGGCGGCGCGCACCCTTGCTGCCCTGTTGCGCAAGCGCGGCGTGAGCACCATCGCCGTCTGCTTCATCAACTCCTACGCCAACCCGGGCAACGAGATCCGCATGCGCGAAATCCTCGAAGAAGAGCTTCCCGGGGCAACAGTCTCCACCTCCGCGGAGATCCTCCCGGAAATCTTCGAACACGACCGCTTCAACACCGCCGTTTCCAATGCCGTACTGGCCCCGCTGGTCACTGGCTATGTGGACCGGTTGGCCGAACAGCTCAAGGATGGCGGCTACACCGGCGACCTGTTGCTGCTGCACTCCGGCGGCGGCTCGATGACCCCGCGCATGGTCAAGCGCTACCCGGTCCGGCTTGCGGCCTCCGGCATCGCAGCCGGCGCCATCGCCGCCAAGCACGTGGCCCAGCAATGCGGCTATGAAAACGCGGTGGGCCTTGACATGGGCGGTACCTCCACCGACATCGCGCTGGTCTCCGGCGGCGAATTGCGCATCACCAAGGAATGGCAGGTCGAATACGGCCACCCGATAGTCTTCCCCTCGATCGAGGTCTTGACCATCGGCGCCGGCGGCGGCTCGCTGGCCCACATCGACATCGCAGGCTCGTTGCGCAACGGCCCACAGTCCGCGGGCGCCGCACCGGGACCGGCTTGCTACGGCACCGGCGGCGACCAGCCGACCAACTGCGACGCCAACGTGACGCTGAACCGCCTGGGCACGTCCTTGGCCGGTGGCGCCAAGACCCTGGACCGTGAGCTCTCCCGCGAGGCCATCAACCGCGTCATCGCGGGTCCGCTGGGCATGGAAGAGGCCGAGGCCGCACACGCTGTCCTGCAGGTGGCCAATGCCAACATGGCCGACGCCGTCCGCCTGATCTCCATCCGCCGCGGCTACGACCCGCGCGACTTCGCGCTGATCGCCTTCGGCGGGGCCGGTGCCCTGCACGGCGCCGAGGTGGCCCGCGAGCTGAACATCCCCACCGTGGTGGTTCCGGCAAACCCGGGGGTGACCTCCGCGCTGGGCTGCCTGCTCGTCGACATCCGCCACGACCTGTCGGCCATGTTCACCGGGCTCGCCTCCGAAACCGACCCGGCAGCGGTGGAAGCCCAGTTTGCGGCACTGGAAAAGGAGGCGACGGCCCGCCTGCGCCACGAGGGGGTGAGCGATGAGAACGCGGTGCTGCAGCGCGAGATCTCCATGCGCTACGCCGGCCAGTGGCGTTCGCTCTCCGTCCGGATCGGCTCCGGCCGCGGCGCGCTGGAGGCGGCAATCGAAACCTTCCACCAGGAGCACGAGCGCGAATTCGCCTTCCGCCAGGACGACCAGCCGGTGGAGATCTACCAGCTGCTGCTCAGCGCGATCGGCAAGACCCCGAAGCCCGCGTTCGTTCCCGCCACCGAGCTCAGCTCAGACCCGGGCTCGCCGGCTTCGGTGCGCGAGGTCTACTTCGGCGAAACGGGGTGGGTCACCACACCCGTCTACGACCGCGACCGGCTGCCCGCCGGCGCCACGTTCGACGGCCCGGCCATCGTCGACCAGCTGGACTCCACCACGGTGGTTCCGCCGCGCACCACCGCCGAAATCGACGGCTGGGGCAATATCCGCATCCACATGCACGATCTTCCATCCACCAAGGAGTCCTAG
- a CDS encoding purine-cytosine permease family protein: MSTQSPVVQEAANSKMSAGSLSMAWYGLVSAMFFIYIGASLAQAYGTKDTLIGLAITIVIYGAINRVLAGYALKHGLTVAQFSRTLLGRKGAVLATLIFAATAIYYAVFEGAILGYAFQAQFGGPIQLWYALVVLYTIPLIAGGIQRWLDKVNGWLLPVYWGGLITAVIWAGIAHPNGNAWLTHSTGQLPFASGGPGWLATCAAFMGVWILMMYTMDFAALGRAKDVKFHQRYTFGWLFYTLAFGVNSLIGIYLTFTVPGAEATETGVAGALVQLMGPLGLLVIFVSQTRINTANYALGISNLREFGERALRLRLPSLAWVGIGAVIIYLLMLLPVVKYLLLALSWQGALVTGWVAIALVHIWFEKRDGLRALDGSVPDAAFPAINRAGVAAWMVSATVGIALIQSGTAWGSNVGSLITPVLAAIIYAVMLRGSRHAPNVREAAVANS; this comes from the coding sequence TTGTCAACACAATCACCGGTGGTTCAAGAAGCCGCCAATTCCAAGATGAGCGCGGGGTCCCTGTCCATGGCCTGGTACGGCCTGGTCTCGGCCATGTTCTTCATCTACATCGGCGCTTCGCTGGCCCAGGCCTACGGCACCAAGGACACCCTGATCGGCCTGGCCATCACCATCGTGATCTACGGCGCGATCAACCGCGTTCTGGCCGGCTATGCACTGAAGCACGGACTCACCGTCGCCCAGTTCTCCCGCACCCTGCTTGGGCGCAAGGGCGCGGTGCTGGCCACGCTCATCTTCGCCGCAACGGCCATCTACTACGCGGTCTTCGAAGGCGCCATCCTTGGCTACGCCTTCCAGGCCCAATTCGGCGGGCCCATCCAACTTTGGTACGCACTGGTGGTGCTCTACACGATCCCGCTGATCGCCGGCGGCATCCAGCGCTGGCTGGACAAGGTCAACGGCTGGCTGCTTCCCGTCTACTGGGGCGGGCTGATCACCGCGGTCATCTGGGCCGGCATCGCGCACCCCAACGGAAACGCCTGGCTGACCCACTCCACGGGACAGCTTCCCTTCGCCTCCGGCGGGCCGGGATGGCTTGCCACCTGCGCCGCCTTCATGGGTGTCTGGATCTTGATGATGTACACCATGGACTTCGCGGCGCTGGGCCGCGCCAAGGACGTGAAGTTCCACCAGCGTTACACCTTCGGCTGGCTCTTTTACACCCTGGCGTTCGGCGTCAACTCGCTGATCGGCATCTACCTCACCTTTACCGTTCCGGGTGCGGAAGCCACGGAAACCGGTGTTGCCGGCGCCCTGGTCCAGCTCATGGGCCCATTGGGCCTGCTGGTGATCTTCGTGTCGCAGACCCGCATCAACACCGCCAACTACGCCCTGGGCATTTCGAACCTGCGCGAATTCGGCGAGCGTGCGCTGCGCCTGCGGTTGCCGTCGCTGGCCTGGGTCGGCATCGGTGCTGTGATCATCTACCTGCTGATGCTGCTGCCGGTGGTCAAGTACCTGCTGCTGGCGCTGTCCTGGCAGGGTGCGCTTGTCACCGGCTGGGTTGCCATCGCATTGGTGCACATCTGGTTCGAAAAGCGCGACGGTCTCCGCGCACTTGACGGTTCCGTGCCCGACGCCGCGTTCCCCGCCATCAACCGTGCCGGCGTCGCAGCGTGGATGGTCTCCGCTACGGTAGGCATCGCGCTGATCCAGTCGGGCACCGCGTGGGGATCCAACGTCGGTTCGCTGATCACCCCGGTGCTTGCGGCGATCATCTACGCGGTGATGCTGCGAGGTTCGCGCCACGCGCCCAATGTCCGGGAAGCCGCAGTGGCCAACAGCTGA
- a CDS encoding hydantoinase B/oxoprolinase family protein: MTDTLLAPESLAELPANSTLDPVTFEVLKNAFATSVDLMSEQILRTCYSFVIYSRDFSSALCDAAGNTVMQGSGDIAVHVGTLHFQCKAVIEEFGTDIHPGDVFAINDPYRGGTHFNDVSFIRPIFAGGEVIAFAQNKGHWADIGGNVPGSFDVNAKEHFGEGLRITPVRVWSKGVFLHDVAQLLVSNTRAPRQAMGDLHAQSEATAVCERELHRLVEKYSKDTVLEAMQETQDYVERIVRRQLVSLPQGEWETTDYIDVDPGKGEGLVPIKIKLKLDGTGIHYDLSGSAPAVATFLNSGYGTTHSAIYAGTKTFFPDVPLNSGFYAAVQAEIGEEGSVVNAGWPFAVTGFCSGPYEKIMNGIFELWSQIMPERAMACAFNLEYLLVGGKDARTPANQYFMWYDWMAGGWGGRASKDGSSATAPVFGPGLAVQPVEGQERLSPVLTTRHEIAIDSAGPGRYRGGLGIEKGGVLTDAFDTVMSYCCDRARSITWGIEGGLPSIPHGVWLNKGTDEERFLGSNFSSVPVQSGDSFTRPSAGGGGYGDPLLRTAVEVREDVIDGYVSLDRAAKDYGVVIREIDAELDEFEIDEAATEALRAEIRASRVGWLTEDPKVIAENYRNGSLPMLDVIRRHGVILDWGTGELFENTTAEYRQLMARRSSSHWD; the protein is encoded by the coding sequence ATGACCGATACACTCTTGGCCCCAGAAAGCCTGGCAGAGCTCCCGGCAAACTCCACGCTCGACCCGGTGACCTTCGAGGTGTTGAAGAACGCGTTCGCCACCTCCGTTGACCTGATGAGCGAACAGATCCTGCGCACCTGCTACTCGTTCGTGATCTACTCCCGCGACTTCTCCTCGGCCCTGTGCGACGCGGCCGGAAACACCGTGATGCAGGGCTCCGGCGACATCGCCGTGCACGTGGGCACGCTACATTTCCAGTGCAAGGCCGTGATCGAGGAATTCGGCACGGACATCCACCCCGGCGACGTCTTTGCCATCAACGACCCCTACCGCGGCGGAACCCACTTCAATGACGTTTCCTTCATCCGCCCGATCTTCGCCGGCGGCGAGGTCATCGCGTTTGCGCAGAACAAGGGCCACTGGGCGGACATCGGCGGCAACGTGCCGGGATCCTTCGACGTGAACGCCAAGGAACACTTCGGCGAGGGCCTGCGCATCACCCCGGTGCGCGTCTGGTCCAAGGGCGTCTTCCTGCACGACGTCGCCCAGCTGCTGGTCTCCAACACCCGCGCCCCGCGCCAGGCCATGGGCGATTTGCACGCCCAGTCCGAGGCCACCGCGGTCTGCGAGCGCGAACTGCACCGACTGGTGGAGAAGTATTCCAAGGACACGGTGCTTGAGGCCATGCAGGAAACCCAGGACTACGTGGAGCGCATCGTGCGCCGCCAGCTGGTGTCGCTGCCCCAGGGCGAATGGGAAACCACCGACTACATCGACGTGGACCCGGGCAAGGGCGAGGGCCTGGTGCCGATCAAGATCAAGCTGAAGCTTGACGGCACCGGCATCCACTACGACCTCTCCGGATCCGCACCGGCCGTGGCGACGTTCCTGAACTCCGGTTACGGAACCACCCACTCGGCCATCTATGCAGGCACCAAGACGTTCTTCCCGGATGTGCCGCTGAACTCCGGCTTCTACGCCGCGGTACAGGCCGAGATCGGCGAAGAGGGTTCGGTTGTCAACGCCGGATGGCCGTTTGCGGTCACGGGCTTCTGCTCGGGCCCGTACGAGAAGATCATGAACGGCATCTTCGAACTCTGGAGCCAGATCATGCCGGAGCGCGCCATGGCGTGTGCGTTCAACCTCGAGTATCTGCTGGTCGGCGGCAAGGACGCCCGCACCCCCGCCAACCAGTACTTCATGTGGTACGACTGGATGGCCGGCGGTTGGGGCGGACGCGCCTCCAAGGACGGCTCCAGCGCCACCGCGCCGGTCTTCGGCCCGGGCCTGGCGGTGCAGCCGGTCGAGGGGCAGGAACGCCTCTCCCCCGTGCTGACCACCCGCCACGAGATCGCCATCGACTCGGCAGGACCGGGCCGGTACCGCGGCGGCCTGGGCATCGAAAAGGGCGGCGTGCTCACCGACGCGTTCGACACCGTGATGAGTTACTGCTGCGACCGCGCCCGCTCCATCACCTGGGGCATCGAGGGCGGCCTGCCCTCCATTCCGCACGGGGTCTGGCTGAACAAGGGCACCGATGAGGAACGCTTCCTCGGCTCGAACTTCTCCTCGGTTCCGGTGCAGTCCGGCGACTCCTTCACCCGTCCCTCGGCCGGCGGCGGAGGCTACGGCGACCCGTTGCTGCGCACCGCCGTGGAGGTCCGCGAGGACGTCATCGACGGCTACGTTTCCCTGGATCGTGCCGCGAAGGACTACGGCGTGGTCATCCGGGAAATCGACGCCGAACTCGACGAGTTCGAAATCGACGAGGCCGCGACGGAGGCCCTGCGAGCCGAGATCCGTGCCTCCCGCGTCGGCTGGCTCACCGAAGACCCGAAGGTCATTGCCGAGAACTACCGCAACGGCAGCCTCCCGATGCTCGATGTGATCCGCCGCCACGGCGTGATTCTCGACTGGGGAACCGGTGAACTCTTCGAGAACACCACGGCCGAGTACCGCCAGCTGATGGCGCGCCGCTCGTCCTCCCACTGGGACTAA